In Mycobacterium sp. Aquia_216, a genomic segment contains:
- a CDS encoding type I polyketide synthase has product MNSTPEELVKALRTSLKENERLKRENREYLALLAKEANEPVAVVGMACRYPGGVDSPEALWEMVVEGRDVVSDFPADRGWDLAGLFDPDPDATGKSYNRCGGFLADVADFDAAFFGIAPSEALAMDPQQRLLLEVSWEALERAGIDPITLRGSPTGVFVGVFHGSYGGQGRVPGDLERYGLRGSTLSVASGRIAYSLGLEGPAVSVDTACSSSLVALHLAARSLRSGECDAALVGGVTVMATPAMFVEFSRQRALSVDGRCKAYAGAADGTGFSEGVGALVVERLADARRLGHRVLAVVRGSAVNQDGASNGLATPNGPAQQRVIRSALQSARLGTADVDLVEGHGTGTTLGDPIEAQAILATYGQGRPADRPLWLGSIKSNMGHTSAAAGVAGVIKMVQAMRHGVMPKTLHVDVPTPHVDWSAGAVSLLTDQRPWPRVDRPRRAGVSSFGISGTNAHVILEQAPAQAPAPTPPPESVDSDLPSAPWVLSARSAEALAGQAQRLLAHVQADQQLDVADVGWSLVSTRSAFEHRAVVVGARDELLAGLTGLAGGEPGANVVAGRAQAVGKTVFVFPGQGSQWIGMGADLLETSTVFAEQLNRCDKVLGEHVEWSLIDVIRGAAGAPGLDRVDVVQPVLWAMMVSLAELWRSVGVHPDAVIGHSQGEIAAAYVAGALSLEDAARVVALRSRLLVQLSGAGGMVSLACGLARAHELVAPSGDRLNIAAVNGVSAIVVSGEVNALDELIRRCEGADVRARRIDVDYASHSAQVDAIRESLAGALSGIEPRSSSVTFFSTVTGEPIDTAGLNADYWYRSIRHTVQFEQAVRTASDAGYRVFIECSPHPVLIAGIEDTVSDRNLADAVVIPSLGRDNGGLDRFWLSAGQAHVAGVAVDWHAVFPGARHVELPTYAFQGRRFWLPPLGIGGGDLGGLGLAGAEHGLLGAVVQRPDSGAVVLTGRLSLAAQPWLADHVVDGVVLFPGAGFVELALRAGDEVGCSVVDELTLSAPLLLPAVDGVQVQVVVGAAASSGRRSLSVYSHGLQPDSEWIRHAEGALSTGSGNTAADLSVWPPVGAVAVDVADAYEQLTRRGYEYGPAFQGLQAMWRLGNEVFAEVAVPEVAGVSRVDSFGIHPVLVDAALHAMGVVGDQAETMLPFSWQGVCLHAAGASRARVRIAPVGVSAVSVDLADGTGLPILSVRELVVRPVAAAQLTAAAAAPAGGGLYEVVWSPVSWGPTVVAGEVTVWEPGSVAGDVVGSVYAACHEVLGVLQLWLAGEGAGALVVLTRGAVGLAGEVVADLAGAAVWGLVRSAQAERPGRVVLVDSDGSLDVADVVACGEPQVVVRSGVAHAARLTPARSVSALPAGQWRMSVGGGGTLEDLVVRPLPRAELAAGQVRVAVAAVGVNFRDVLVALGMYPGGGELGAEGAGVVLEVGSGVRGLSVGDAVLGLVGVVGSEAVVDARLVTAVPPGWSSIQAASVPVVFLTALYGLSVLAGLKAGERVLVHAATGGVGMAAVQLARHWGAEVFATASRGKWDTLRAMGFDDDHIGDSRTLDFEGKFLVTTGGAGVDVVLNSLAGDFLDASLRLLVGGGRFIEMGKTDLRDPDAMPEGVYYRAFDLMEAGPALIASMLSDLMTMFDAGVLKPLPVKVFDVRCASSAYRFVSQARHTGKVVLGIPDGPDDPVLASSGGGLTGGSVLITGGTGMAGSAIAAHLVARYGVAHVVLVSRSGPDGAGVAELTDRLTEAGAEVSVVACDVADRDALAALIAGLPAAYPLRGVFHAAGLLDDGLIASLTPDRVDTVLRAKVDGAWNLHELTRDMDMDLSAFVLFSSMAGIVGSPGQGNYAAANSFLDGLAASRRAQGLPGLSVAWGLWEQASAMTQHLDERDISRMSRIGLAPMPTEQALRLFDTAMLAERPAMVAARIDPRALADNGATLPPLLSQLVARPIRRVIDETDTTSASTTSLVARLQGLSAEQRHSELVDLVSRNAATVLGRPNAGDINAGSVFQDLGFDSLTAVELRNRLKTATGLTLSPTLIFDYPTPIVLAEHLDTRLVVPPTLAEQPDLMARFNDITRELQTLLNQPDWQPEDAPHLTTRIQTLLTTLSAHLDPHDEQEADDDDIHSASESELFAILDEELGS; this is encoded by the coding sequence ATGAATAGCACTCCTGAAGAGCTGGTGAAGGCCCTCCGCACGTCGCTCAAGGAAAACGAGCGGCTGAAGCGGGAGAACCGCGAGTACCTGGCTTTGCTAGCCAAGGAAGCCAACGAGCCGGTGGCCGTGGTCGGGATGGCGTGCCGGTATCCGGGCGGAGTGGACTCCCCGGAGGCGTTGTGGGAGATGGTCGTCGAGGGGCGCGATGTCGTGTCCGATTTCCCGGCCGACCGCGGCTGGGATCTGGCCGGGCTGTTCGACCCCGATCCTGATGCCACCGGCAAGTCGTACAACCGCTGCGGGGGATTCCTCGCGGATGTCGCCGATTTCGATGCCGCGTTCTTCGGGATCGCGCCCAGCGAGGCGCTGGCGATGGATCCGCAACAGCGCTTGTTACTGGAAGTGTCGTGGGAGGCGTTGGAGCGGGCCGGGATTGACCCGATCACGCTGCGGGGATCGCCGACGGGCGTGTTCGTCGGCGTATTCCACGGCTCCTATGGGGGCCAGGGACGCGTCCCCGGAGACCTGGAGCGGTACGGGCTGCGCGGCTCGACGCTGAGCGTGGCGTCGGGGCGGATCGCGTATTCGCTCGGGCTGGAGGGCCCGGCGGTGTCGGTGGACACCGCGTGTTCGTCCTCGCTCGTGGCGCTGCACCTGGCCGCGCGGTCGCTGCGATCGGGTGAGTGCGACGCGGCGCTGGTCGGCGGAGTGACGGTGATGGCCACCCCGGCGATGTTCGTGGAGTTCAGCCGGCAGCGGGCGCTGTCCGTCGACGGCAGGTGCAAGGCGTATGCCGGCGCCGCCGACGGAACCGGGTTCTCCGAGGGCGTCGGAGCCCTGGTCGTGGAGCGGCTGGCCGACGCGCGGCGGCTGGGACACCGGGTGTTGGCGGTGGTGCGGGGCTCCGCGGTCAACCAGGACGGCGCCTCCAACGGGCTGGCAACCCCCAACGGCCCCGCGCAGCAGCGGGTGATCCGGTCGGCGCTTCAGAGCGCCCGGCTGGGCACGGCGGACGTGGATCTGGTGGAGGGCCACGGGACCGGCACCACGTTGGGCGATCCCATTGAGGCCCAGGCGATCTTGGCGACCTACGGGCAGGGGCGGCCGGCGGATCGGCCGTTGTGGCTGGGGTCGATCAAGTCGAACATGGGCCACACGTCGGCGGCGGCGGGAGTTGCCGGTGTGATCAAGATGGTGCAGGCGATGCGCCACGGCGTGATGCCCAAGACGCTGCACGTGGATGTGCCGACGCCGCATGTCGATTGGTCGGCGGGCGCGGTGTCGCTGCTGACCGACCAACGTCCGTGGCCGCGAGTGGATCGGCCGCGCCGGGCGGGGGTGTCGTCATTCGGGATCAGCGGCACGAATGCGCATGTGATCTTAGAACAAGCTCCTGCACAAGCTCCCGCACCGACTCCGCCGCCGGAAAGCGTCGATAGCGACCTGCCGTCGGCTCCGTGGGTGTTGTCGGCCCGTTCCGCCGAGGCGCTGGCGGGTCAAGCGCAGCGGTTGCTGGCTCACGTGCAGGCCGATCAGCAGCTCGATGTGGCCGACGTGGGATGGTCGCTGGTCTCGACCCGCTCGGCGTTCGAGCATCGGGCCGTGGTGGTCGGTGCTCGCGACGAGCTGCTGGCGGGGCTGACCGGATTGGCCGGCGGCGAGCCGGGCGCCAACGTCGTGGCGGGGCGCGCCCAGGCGGTCGGCAAGACGGTGTTCGTGTTTCCCGGTCAAGGCTCGCAGTGGATCGGTATGGGAGCCGATTTACTGGAAACCTCAACGGTATTCGCCGAGCAGCTGAACCGGTGCGACAAGGTGCTCGGCGAGCATGTGGAGTGGTCCCTGATCGATGTGATCCGTGGTGCGGCGGGTGCCCCGGGACTCGATCGGGTGGATGTCGTGCAGCCGGTGCTCTGGGCGATGATGGTGTCGCTAGCCGAGTTGTGGCGCTCGGTGGGCGTGCATCCCGACGCGGTCATCGGCCACTCCCAGGGCGAGATCGCGGCGGCCTACGTGGCCGGTGCGCTGTCGCTGGAAGATGCCGCTCGGGTGGTGGCGTTGCGCAGCCGGCTGTTGGTGCAGTTGTCGGGCGCCGGGGGCATGGTCTCGCTGGCCTGCGGCCTGGCCCGGGCACACGAGCTGGTGGCACCGTCGGGCGATCGGCTCAATATCGCTGCGGTCAACGGTGTTTCGGCGATTGTCGTGTCCGGTGAGGTGAACGCCCTGGACGAGCTTATCCGGCGTTGTGAGGGTGCCGACGTGCGTGCCCGCCGGATCGACGTCGACTATGCCTCGCACTCGGCGCAGGTCGACGCGATTCGCGAGTCGCTTGCCGGGGCCCTGAGCGGCATCGAGCCACGATCCTCCTCGGTCACCTTCTTCTCCACCGTCACCGGTGAGCCCATCGACACCGCCGGACTCAACGCCGACTACTGGTACCGCAGCATCCGCCACACAGTGCAATTCGAACAGGCGGTGCGCACCGCCAGCGACGCCGGGTATCGGGTGTTCATCGAGTGCAGCCCGCATCCGGTGTTGATCGCGGGCATCGAAGACACGGTTAGCGATCGGAACCTCGCCGATGCCGTCGTCATTCCGTCGCTGGGCCGCGACAATGGCGGCCTGGATCGGTTTTGGTTGTCGGCGGGTCAGGCCCACGTCGCGGGTGTGGCGGTGGACTGGCACGCGGTGTTCCCCGGTGCCCGTCACGTCGAGTTGCCGACGTATGCGTTCCAGGGTCGACGATTCTGGTTGCCGCCGTTAGGCATTGGTGGCGGTGATCTGGGTGGTCTGGGCCTGGCCGGGGCCGAGCACGGCTTGCTGGGTGCGGTGGTGCAGCGACCCGACTCCGGCGCGGTGGTGCTGACCGGTCGGCTGTCGTTGGCGGCCCAGCCGTGGCTGGCCGATCACGTCGTCGACGGCGTGGTGTTGTTCCCCGGCGCCGGGTTCGTGGAGTTGGCGTTGCGGGCCGGCGATGAGGTCGGCTGCTCGGTGGTCGATGAGCTGACGCTGTCCGCTCCGCTGCTGTTGCCGGCGGTCGACGGGGTCCAGGTGCAGGTCGTGGTGGGTGCCGCGGCTAGTTCGGGACGTCGTTCCCTATCGGTGTATTCGCATGGCTTGCAACCTGATTCGGAATGGATACGGCACGCCGAGGGCGCCTTGAGTACCGGATCGGGCAACACGGCCGCCGACCTGTCGGTCTGGCCGCCGGTGGGAGCGGTCGCGGTGGACGTGGCCGACGCGTACGAGCAGCTGACGCGGCGTGGTTACGAGTACGGTCCGGCGTTTCAGGGGCTGCAGGCCATGTGGCGCCTCGGCAATGAGGTCTTCGCCGAAGTCGCCGTGCCCGAGGTCGCCGGTGTCAGCAGGGTCGACAGTTTCGGTATCCATCCGGTGCTGGTGGATGCGGCGCTGCACGCGATGGGCGTGGTGGGCGATCAGGCCGAGACGATGCTGCCGTTCTCCTGGCAGGGAGTGTGTCTGCACGCCGCCGGCGCGTCGCGGGCGCGGGTCCGGATCGCGCCGGTGGGCGTGAGCGCGGTGTCGGTGGACCTCGCCGACGGGACGGGCCTGCCGATTCTATCGGTGCGCGAATTGGTGGTTCGGCCGGTCGCGGCGGCGCAACTGACTGCGGCGGCCGCGGCCCCGGCCGGTGGTGGACTGTATGAAGTGGTTTGGTCGCCGGTGTCGTGGGGGCCCACTGTTGTTGCTGGTGAGGTCACGGTGTGGGAGCCGGGTTCGGTTGCTGGTGATGTGGTCGGGTCGGTGTATGCGGCCTGTCATGAGGTGTTGGGTGTGTTGCAGTTGTGGCTGGCTGGTGAGGGTGCGGGGGCGTTGGTCGTGCTGACTCGTGGTGCGGTGGGGTTGGCGGGTGAGGTTGTCGCGGATCTGGCGGGTGCGGCGGTCTGGGGGTTGGTGCGTTCGGCGCAGGCCGAGCGGCCGGGGCGGGTGGTGTTGGTCGATTCGGACGGGTCGTTGGACGTCGCGGACGTCGTCGCCTGCGGTGAGCCGCAAGTGGTGGTGCGTTCCGGCGTCGCGCACGCCGCTCGGTTGACCCCGGCGCGCTCGGTGTCGGCACTGCCGGCGGGGCAGTGGCGGATGAGCGTTGGTGGCGGCGGCACGTTGGAGGATTTGGTGGTGCGACCGCTTCCTCGCGCGGAGTTGGCGGCCGGCCAGGTCCGGGTGGCGGTGGCCGCTGTCGGGGTGAACTTCCGGGATGTGCTGGTGGCGTTGGGGATGTACCCGGGCGGGGGTGAGCTCGGGGCTGAAGGCGCGGGAGTGGTGCTCGAGGTCGGATCCGGAGTCCGCGGGCTGTCGGTCGGCGATGCGGTGTTGGGTTTGGTGGGTGTCGTCGGTTCTGAGGCGGTGGTGGATGCGCGGTTGGTGACCGCGGTGCCACCCGGGTGGTCGTCGATACAGGCCGCGAGTGTGCCGGTGGTGTTTTTGACGGCGTTGTACGGGTTGTCGGTGCTGGCCGGGCTCAAGGCCGGTGAGCGGGTGTTGGTGCATGCTGCCACGGGTGGGGTCGGGATGGCGGCCGTGCAGCTGGCTCGGCATTGGGGTGCCGAGGTATTCGCGACTGCGAGCCGTGGTAAGTGGGACACGTTGCGCGCGATGGGGTTTGATGACGATCATATCGGGGATAGCCGGACCCTGGATTTCGAGGGCAAGTTTCTGGTGACTACCGGTGGTGCCGGGGTCGATGTGGTGCTCAACTCGCTGGCCGGGGATTTCCTGGATGCCTCGTTGCGATTGCTGGTTGGTGGGGGGCGCTTCATCGAGATGGGCAAGACTGACCTTCGCGACCCGGATGCTATGCCGGAGGGGGTGTACTACCGGGCGTTCGACTTGATGGAGGCCGGCCCGGCTCTCATCGCGTCGATGTTGTCCGACTTGATGACGATGTTCGATGCGGGTGTGTTGAAGCCGTTGCCGGTCAAGGTGTTTGACGTGCGCTGTGCCTCGTCGGCGTATCGGTTCGTCAGCCAGGCCCGCCACACCGGCAAGGTAGTCCTCGGGATCCCCGACGGCCCGGACGATCCGGTGCTGGCGAGTTCGGGCGGCGGATTGACCGGCGGCAGCGTGTTGATCACCGGCGGCACCGGGATGGCGGGCTCGGCCATCGCGGCGCATTTGGTGGCGCGTTACGGGGTGGCCCATGTGGTGTTGGTCAGCCGCAGTGGCCCCGACGGAGCCGGGGTAGCGGAGCTCACGGACCGGCTCACCGAAGCCGGCGCCGAGGTTTCGGTCGTCGCCTGTGATGTGGCCGACCGGGATGCGTTGGCGGCGCTGATCGCCGGGCTACCGGCCGCATATCCGTTGAGGGGTGTGTTCCACGCCGCGGGACTACTCGATGACGGGTTGATCGCGTCGTTGACCCCGGACCGGGTCGATACGGTGTTGCGGGCCAAGGTGGATGGCGCCTGGAATTTGCACGAACTCACCCGGGATATGGATATGGATCTGTCGGCGTTCGTGCTGTTCTCCTCGATGGCGGGCATCGTGGGTTCCCCGGGCCAGGGCAACTATGCCGCGGCGAACAGCTTCCTGGACGGCTTGGCCGCTTCGCGCCGGGCCCAGGGCCTGCCCGGGTTATCGGTGGCCTGGGGACTGTGGGAACAGGCCAGCGCCATGACCCAACACCTCGACGAGCGTGACATATCCCGGATGAGCCGAATCGGGCTCGCCCCCATGCCAACCGAGCAGGCGCTGCGATTGTTCGATACCGCGATGCTGGCCGAACGTCCGGCGATGGTCGCCGCCCGCATCGACCCCCGCGCGCTGGCCGACAACGGAGCCACACTGCCCCCGCTGCTGAGTCAGCTGGTCGCCCGCCCGATTCGACGGGTCATCGACGAGACCGACACCACCTCCGCTTCGACGACCAGCCTCGTCGCCCGCCTGCAGGGCCTGTCCGCCGAGCAGCGGCACAGCGAACTGGTGGACCTCGTCTCCCGCAACGCCGCCACCGTGCTGGGCCGCCCGAATGCCGGGGACATCAACGCGGGAAGCGTCTTCCAAGACCTCGGGTTCGACTCCCTGACGGCCGTGGAACTGCGCAACCGTCTCAAAACCGCGACCGGACTGACCCTTTCGCCGACACTGATCTTCGACTACCCGACACCGATCGTGCTGGCCGAGCATCTCGACACCCGGCTGGTGGTGCCCCCGACACTCGCCGAGCAGCCCGACCTGATGGCCCGCTTCAACGACATCACCCGGGAGCTACAAACGCTGCTGAACCAACCGGATTGGCAGCCCGAAGACGCTCCGCATCTGACCACCCGCATCCAGACCCTGCTGACCACGCTCAGCGCCCACCTGGATCCGCACGACGAGCAGGAAGCCGATGACGACGACATCCACAGTGCTAGCGAGAGCGAACTGTTCGCCATCCTCGACGAAGAACTCGGCTCGTAA